Proteins co-encoded in one Anopheles moucheti chromosome X, idAnoMoucSN_F20_07, whole genome shotgun sequence genomic window:
- the LOC128306612 gene encoding uncharacterized protein LOC128306612 — protein sequence MAYASTCGCIMAHILDLPNEILIKVASLLNLDDLKSLSLACQRLSEIAISYVMVKKSVLWLNRVDEIPAQFGNKISSKRYIPVETLKTSRRSYYAIGIVLPVILSKYELTMIQLRLNALLLEKAAVRDLHITDSHSLQMVTLWEHFPILFQTLDSITVTVHESHIRKHAEVVWELPNLRRITWNELSYNSAMRRDQRICINLYAPKLQEAIFVTPKDLYMHNNNFSSMLVVKTVGNLRELKCVVGYQVIDMLSNNRLPALQRLSMFTWAEKNDVIWDIIASNTPELQFLEVKRDPTMPSADMAFCPFLVYCSMLTELHLESMNVTDIFDKSYLWHGIKTLHLHDCLVYPKANKTPVTLSSVTTLCISLYFVQDGRLVLNLPSVETLSISKASEELDILEMPKLKTLHMRIRFNHQFTFMRDRMPDLRDVILDTPVSFLPGTEQAYHMMLNPANKLINLTVVCRSGRAINNLLANVNREQPALKTLNIIGSGVMSKINKNTFRTLLKLVHLESLLITNVQVSGSLPHPIPLPPQLHQLRIRSLCLPMKSRFITMRRTQRRLGTIAERRVLHHKFFAVNSFQIPQYFDIQGGIEVCLDQLIDMYFSP from the exons ATGGCGTACGCTTCTACGTGTGG CTGCATCATGGCGCATATTCTGGATCTACCTAACGAAATACTGATCAAAGTGGCATCCCTGCTGAATTTGGACGATCTTAAATCACTTAGCTTGGCTTGCCAACGTTTAAGTGAGATTGCGATTTCCTATGTCATGGTAAAGAAAAGTGTGCTATGGCTCAACAGAGTGGATGAGATTCCTGCACAGTTTGGCAATAAGATATCCAGCAAGCGGTATATTCCGGTCGAGACACTGAAGACGAGCAGACGTAGCTATTATGCGATCGGGATTGTTTTGCCGGTGATACTGTCGAAATACGAGTTGACAATGATTCAGTTGCGGCTGAACGCGCTGCTGCTGGAAAAGGCGGCGGTGCGTGATCTGCATATTACCGACAGCCACAGCCTGCAGATGGTTACACTTTGGGAACATTTTCCCATACTGTTCCAAACGCTCGATAGCATCACGGTGACAGTGCACGAGTCGCACATTCGGAAGCACGCGGAAGTGGTCTGGGAATTGCCAAACCTGCGCCGAATCACCTGGAACGAGCTGAGCTATAACAGCGCAATGCGGCGCGACCAGCGCATATGCATCAACTTGTACGCGCCGAAGCTACAGGAGGCTATATTTGTTACGCCCAAAGACTTGTACATGCATAATAATAACTTTAGCAGCATGCTGGTGGTGAAAACGGTCGGCAATCTGCGGGAGCTGAAATGCGTGGTCGGCTACCAAGTGATCGATATGCTGAGCAACAATCGGCTGCCCGCACTGCAGCGCCTGTCCATGTTTACGTGGGCGGAAAAGAACGATGTTATCTGGGACATCATTGCGAGCAACACACCGGAATTGCAGTTTCTGGAAGTAAAGCGGGACCCAACGATGCCGTCGGCAGATATGGCGTTTTGCCCGTTTCTGGTGTACTGTTCCATGCTCACCGAGCTCCACCTGGAAAGCATGAACGTCACGGATATATTCGATAAATCCTACCTGTGGCACGgaatcaaaacgctccaccTGCACGATTGCTTGGTGTACCCGAAGGCGAACAAAACGCCGGTTACCCTATCCAGCGTAACCACACTCTGCATAAGCCTGTACTTTGTCCAGGACGGTAGATTGGTGCTCAATCTACCATCGGTGGAAACACTGTCGATTTCCAAAGCGAGCGAAGAGCTGGACATTTTGGAAATGCCAAAGCTCAAAACATTGCACATGCGCATACGCTTCAATCACCAGTTCACGTTCATGAGGGACCGGATGCCCGATTTGCGCGACGTAATATTGGACACGCCCGTGTCGTTCCTGCCGGGGACGGAGCAGGCTTACCATATGATGTTGAACCCAGCAAACAAGCTGATCAACTTGACGGTTGTCTGTCGCAGCGGGCGCGCCATCAATAATCTGCTCGCAAACGTTAACCGGGAGCAGCCGGCGCTCAAGACGCTGAACATCATCGGATCCGGTGTAATGtcgaaaatcaataaaaacacCTTTCGTACCCTGCTGAAGTTGGTCCATCTGGAG aGCCTGCTGATAACAAACGTTCAAGTGTCCGGTTCGCTACCGCATCCGATTCCATTGCCTCCGCAACTGCACCAATTGAGAATTCGTTCACTCTGCCTGCCTATGAAGTCGCGCTTTATAACGATGAGACGCACCCAGCGTCGACTGGGCACCATCGCGGAGCGTAGAGTGCTTCATCATAAATTTTTCGCTGTGAATAGCTTCCAGATTCCGCAATATTTCGACATACAGGGTGGAATCGAGGTGTGTTTGGACCAGCTGATTGATATGTACTTCAGCCCGTAA